atggccaGTTTGTCCCAGAATATTCAGCTTcagtaaaaatcaaagaaatgtaaaacagtAAGTTGCTGGTTTTCTTTTATGAGGTTGGCAATGGGTTAAGAATAGTAATACTTGTAAATGCAGAGGAACAAACACATACTTACATATTATTGGCACGCATTTGAATCCTTATGGCCATGTGACAATAAGTCAAGGACCTTAAATAAACACACTCTCTAAGACAGCAGTTCTGTTTCTAGGAGTTACCCTAAGGAAATCATTAAGAAGATGAACACAAAGTCCATCCAGcctttataataataaaacattggAAACACCCCAAAAGACAGTATGGCTGTGTTaacacagaaatgagaaaaagcaaaTGATGGAAAATCATGCTATTACTATAAGAATGGATTACTGGAGAGGACAAGAATGAGTGctcgtgtgtgtgtctgcatacaCAAGGGGCAGTCAGGAAGGTTATATGCACCACATTGTTAATTGTTTATAACTTTGGATGGTTGGACAACTGATGAccttaattttttcctctttgtttatcAATACaataaacacattatttttttaaatattttttaaagaaaaatagaccCTGATAATCAGAATAAGGGGCAGTTCCTTAAATGTTCATGGAGAATGCATTTTCTCTATTTAAATGTTAAGGAAGCCATGTGATCTTGATTAGGTTCTAGACCCTACAGAAATTTGATGAAAGATTCACTCATCCACTCACCCAGTTGCCTAAGAAGGCTAACTGAAcctagacattttttttctcttaacttaTAATTGTACATCTGTATAGTTGACAACTACAGGATTTGGTTTTATAACAGTTACAGAATAACAGTTTGTTTATATTATAGTTAATAACTTTGACTTAGAACTTAAGCTTCTGGAAGACTCTGGGTATTatggatttttatttccttgatcttgtatctttttatcctttttttgctCCTGTTTAGATTCTGTCATAATGAACGGATCCAGTGTGGCAAATACATCACCCAGTGTAAAATCCAAAGAGGACCAGGGGTTAAATGGCCATGATGAGAAGGAAAACCCATTTGCAGAGTACATGTGGATGGAAAATGAGGAAGATTTCAACAGACAGGTAAAGAAAGAAGTTGGAAGACTAATGATGCATGTACCTCGACAGCTTTAATATTTTACTGTGAGATTGTTACAAAAGAAACAGGTTCGTTGGCTTTAGAATAACTTAAAAATGGAGGCCTGGTCTGGGCTGACCAAGAAGGATTTTCAGCTGGTTAAAGACCAGAGTGACCTTTGGAGAGAAACTGGTATTTTCTCTACCAGATTGATTAGAAGAGAATCTAATGCTCTGGGGATCTGGTGTAGACTTGTGGGAAACAGCAGCTTTGTGCAGACAGGACAGCCTCGCATGCTCCTGATAGGAACTGAGAGGCTGGCAGAATATATGAGTCTGGGGTAGCAAAGTGTGTTGGGTAGGGGAAAACGAGACTGCTTCCACAAAGATTCAGCAGTAATTCATTGTTTTATATCTCTGATTTCAGCAGCCCATGGCAAGCATTCCAGGTAAACAGGTGATTTTGTGACCCATGGTGTTGCTCTATCACCCCTAGGGCATTTATTAGCTAAGTAGCTGTAGTGATAACTGGAAGTCTAGCCACTGGGAAAGGAAGAGAGCCAAAAGCCAGGGCAAGGGATCTCCTTTTAACTAAGTGATGCCATCTCCCTCGTGGGGATATGAACAGTTAAATGGCCATATCCATCATGGGAAATGTGGCTTTAACTGAACAGCCTGGTTCtctgggaagaaagaaacaagttcTGGGGGAGCTCAGCAGTTTCCACCCCAAGTGGCTCCCTATATCATAATTTGTGTAAATATCACATAGACCATGCTTCTTGACACACCCCTGTGCCCAGGTAACCAGTTTAGTGGGTTGTCCCTATGAATAAGTATAGACTTAATAAGGGGAAGCATGCTCTTAGGCTCGTGGGGAGAGTCAGGGCAGATTCTGAGCAGTCATGTTAACTGTTGTGGCTTGGAAAAATTTTTTGGTGGTGGTTAAGTACTTCATAACTGTCTAACTTACTTGAGATGAGAGAAAGTGTGGCTAATTGTAATGTTGAAATACTGTTTTGAAGTCTTGCTGCCAGTGACCTTTGCTTTGAATTCATGAGAGAATTTTGTGGGCTGTTTTTGCTCCACctcccctctggtgctgctggtGAGCTGTGAGTCTGTCAGCAGGTCTCCTGCAGGAAGCCTGTTAAAATCATCCTAATCAACACAGTGAACCAGTATTCTTTCCTTAACTATGAGTTAACAGTCTGCAAAGAGGTATAAAATACCTAGATAGATATGCTTTAGggcaatctttaaaaaatatggagttGTTTAAATATTCACATTTCTTGTTTTGAAAGAATGCTACATTGATGACATAATTTTCTATTGGTATGCCAAAAAGTGTTCTTTATATCTTTCTAAGGTTCTGAAAGTATTTTTCTCCCTTAGGGGCCTCATTACCAGAAAAGTGGGCCAGAAGCTGAGAATTGGTTTTGATTTAATCTCCACTATCCAGGTAGTGGTCTAGTTACACAGTTCCTGTACTTTTCTCATACTTGTAAAATGAGGAATTTTAGAAGAGTTGCTTCTTAACAAGATTGAACAAAGAATTTCAAGCTTTAAAATGATTTCCTGTAAGTGccatgcaaatggaaaatatCTGTGTCACATATTAAAGATCTTAGAAGATCTATGCATACCTGGAGTTTCTGCTATTTTGAATAACTATTTCCTCAGTCTTATTATTGATAGAATTTGgttgaaaaaattaaagattataTTTTCTCTAGCTAGTCACTTGAAGTGTCTTAATTCTTAGTAGATCTTATGCAAGATCATTAATTGCAGAGTAAGACCCTCTAAAGGAAAGAGGTGGAGAAAAGCCTGGAAGGGGTGAGTCCCACTGGACAGTAAGTCTGAGCTGCTCACCTTTGTTTGTTAGGTGGAGGAGGAGCTGCAGGAGCAAGACTTCCTGGACCGTTGCTTCCAGGAGATGCTGGATGAAGAAGACCAAGACTGGTTTATTCCATCACGAGACCTGCCTCAGGCCATGGGACAGTTGCAACAACAGTTAAATGGACTGTCAGTCAGCGATGGGCATGATTCTGAAGACATTTTGGTAAGAGCCATCTGTAGTTCCACAGGTGACACAGTGAAAAGGATATAGGATTAGGAGTCACAAACTTCCTTTCTGGCCCTACAACCTTGGGGAAGTCTCTGGAGCCCTCTGGGCTGGTGTTTCTTCACTCATCATATGGACATTAATAATAAGGTGCATTGAAGGTGCATCGTACCTCAGAAAGCACTGTGACAGCGTTACTGTTGCAGCACCACCAATTTCATTTTCCCCACTGGGCTTTCCAAAGTAGAATTGGGATTAAGGATAAAAATTTGAACACAGAAGAAATTTGGTTTCAAATTATCATTTGCTACTatccttcccttttatttttcctcaaatctgtatttatagttttgaataatgctgttataaaaACTGCCTGTTCATTTTGGAAGGAACATACTCCCAAGAGACCATTTTTCACTTATAATTAGAAGACAGGATAAATGAATTCCCTGCCTTCCATGTTTACTTAATGTCGAATTCTCTAAGTGATTTAGTTCTCATACAGCTCATGTTAATGACTGTACTGCAGTTTTGGATATTCGGATATACAAGGTTTGGATGTTCACAAGAGAGTAGATAACagtaagatgaaaaaaaaagaggattgtGGTAACCACACTGGTGTGATGGAATATGCTGATTTTCATCAAAGTTAAGGTAGTcagtaaatggaaaaattatttttagagtcAAACTTACAAGTCTCTGATGAAAGCATCATGAAGGGAACAGGGTTTAAAGCAGGGAGGAGAAAGTCAGGCTGGTCAGGGCTCAGTCTGCCAGGAGCCATGAGAAGAGTACAGCAATAATGCCATGGGTTGCAGGGAATTCTGATTCTTTCCTTGAGGCTGAGAGGAAGGTACTGATAATCATGGAAGCAGGAGGTAGTAGTTTTAAAGTGCAGCTTGCCTTGGGATTTATTATCTCCTGGTTCTTATTTCAGAGCAAAAGTAACCTGAACCCGGATGCCAAGGAATTTATTCCAGGAGTGAAGTACTGAGCTGACAAAGCTTTGAGGAGGACTTACATGTCCCCACATCTGGGGACAGCGATGCACAAAATGTCAGAGCTGAAGATGGGGGTGGGGCGGGTAAAGGGTGCACAGAGGGGATGGGGGGGCAATGGTTTAACTTGACGCTGTGACTGGAGTAACTAATGTGCTCGGTCTTACTCTACAAACCTCGGAGTATTTATCTTttgttctactgactttggtttGGAGCAGTTTCCTGtcgtcattattattattatgatgatgataattaGCTTTTTGAGTTAAGGGAATTGCAATCCTTTTCCCCTTTCATCAGGAAATGCTGTGTATGTTTAAACAAAATAAGCTGGCCAAGAGAATCTGGTGTTTAAGAATGCCCTGCTCACCCTGCTGTGTACTCACAAAGAGCAGTGAACACCTGGAGAATTACTTACCGAGTCTGTTAAGCTGGATGAGAAAGAGGGACAAGAGGAGGAGGAATCATGTGTTGGAAACCGTAGGGCAGAGCCCAGCCCTACCCTGACCCCTGGAGGTTTCTTGATGAACTGGGATTACTGAT
This genomic interval from Manis javanica isolate MJ-LG chromosome 1, MJ_LKY, whole genome shotgun sequence contains the following:
- the PAIP2B gene encoding polyadenylate-binding protein-interacting protein 2B isoform X2 gives rise to the protein MNGSSVANTSPSVKSKEDQGLNGHDEKENPFAEYMWMENEEDFNRQVEEELQEQDFLDRCFQEMLDEEDQDWFIPSRDLPQAMGQLQQQLNGLSVSDGHDSEDILSKSNLNPDAKEFIPGVKY
- the PAIP2B gene encoding polyadenylate-binding protein-interacting protein 2B isoform X1; translated protein: MAMMRRKTHLQSTCGWKMRKISTDRGLITRKVGQKLRIGFDLISTIQVEEELQEQDFLDRCFQEMLDEEDQDWFIPSRDLPQAMGQLQQQLNGLSVSDGHDSEDILSKSNLNPDAKEFIPGVKY